A genomic segment from Verrucomicrobiia bacterium encodes:
- a CDS encoding di-heme oxidoredictase family protein, translating into MKLILSFFFCLAATLVMAGSAQGPNQPVINIQTGVSISWSTRTNNTYQPEWLDRSGGSWNLLGATVPGDGTNHSLFDPSASGSRTYQVLEIVPGSPAAAAIPTNGGFESGNGTSASGWNVDTAAGGPVYVVRTNDNPHNGSFDFQAHLASAGTGPVVEFSQGGVPVTGGAAYPFTFYANALTGSSSYSAQWRVLWNAGGDTGYQSFTPGNNTYALISQTVTAPAAATSATLFIHLAGAAIPADSATIDFDDVMLGTASGPANPPVTNVLLATVQSTAMLTWATTADTQYQPVSSTNLAAEIWNSNYPIVLGDGGTHSMLFPLTNNTTFFRLQIPAPIIQPPANLQQVSAGATNAIGLAWTPSSALGITGYNVLYGIVTNQLSNSLALGNVNSVILTNLVPGQTYYLAVVTLTSNGQSTPTSVIAAQPDTTIGIVPLFDAATVLEPDTVSNTSTALVTYLGDRARDRHARESQFMLYDHYLSWYWQQRVARIQIIDHVAKGGTDVTFNYTTRDQLNPAEFRTFFRGITTVAEYNNNQEATLVSTNASSFAGETDFNYTAKLTANAQFNRPLQLGDRIEIEISQFLLNPTNGRNNYYGTVLLYVVGQGIVPWEEGQDIGLTGGVVGGVNQNLDSYPLPTNAWLGGKTTLPYQYSNEPTNRFKELAGDISPTNAELFMLGRRLHHTDFGNGTHSEPDNPIFTEQIGKLGPKFVNRSCVACHVNNGRALPPAIGSPMLQSVVKVGSDAKGSPDPILGSELQSQNTSGPPEGGVTISSYTTINGQYGDGTTYTLQKPNYTFMGVTPKFFSVRLAPQLVGLGLLEAVSENSIMALANTTGTNQAGANVSTVSDPQTRQLRVGRFGYKAGKARLSHQIAGAFNNDMGVTSSIFPILDGDTTNSPVELSDGDLDKLTRYIALLGVGARRNLTNAQALHGEQLFASANCVSCHVPTLTTSQYHPFAELRNQTIHPYTDLLLHDMGPGLADNMGEGNATGAQWRTTPLWSIGLAAGVSGGEAYLHDGRARSLDEAILWHDGDGAAAKEAFRTMSSSDRADLVAFLKSL; encoded by the coding sequence GTGAAACTCATCCTTTCTTTTTTTTTCTGCCTGGCCGCCACGCTTGTGATGGCGGGGAGCGCGCAAGGCCCAAACCAGCCAGTTATCAATATTCAAACCGGCGTCTCGATAAGCTGGTCCACGAGGACTAATAATACTTACCAGCCGGAATGGCTGGATCGCTCCGGCGGGTCGTGGAATTTGCTTGGAGCAACGGTGCCGGGAGACGGAACAAACCATTCGCTTTTTGATCCTTCAGCATCGGGTTCGCGGACCTATCAGGTTTTGGAGATCGTGCCGGGCAGTCCGGCGGCGGCGGCGATTCCGACGAATGGCGGATTTGAATCGGGCAATGGAACGAGCGCGAGCGGTTGGAATGTGGACACGGCGGCAGGAGGACCGGTCTATGTCGTGCGCACCAATGATAATCCGCACAACGGGTCATTTGATTTTCAAGCTCATCTCGCCAGCGCAGGCACGGGGCCGGTGGTGGAGTTTTCGCAAGGCGGAGTGCCGGTGACCGGAGGGGCAGCTTATCCATTTACATTTTACGCGAACGCGTTGACAGGCAGTTCGAGTTACAGCGCGCAGTGGCGCGTTTTGTGGAATGCGGGCGGCGATACGGGTTATCAATCCTTCACGCCCGGCAACAACACCTACGCTTTGATTAGCCAGACCGTTACCGCGCCCGCAGCGGCGACTTCCGCAACACTGTTCATTCATCTCGCCGGCGCAGCCATCCCGGCGGACAGCGCCACGATTGATTTTGATGATGTGATGCTCGGCACGGCCAGCGGTCCGGCGAATCCGCCAGTTACAAATGTCCTCCTGGCAACCGTCCAATCAACCGCCATGCTGACGTGGGCGACTACTGCGGACACACAGTATCAGCCGGTATCATCCACAAATCTGGCTGCGGAAATTTGGAATAGCAACTACCCAATCGTTCTCGGAGATGGCGGCACTCATTCAATGCTCTTTCCGCTGACCAACAACACGACGTTCTTTCGTCTTCAAATCCCCGCGCCGATCATTCAGCCGCCAGCGAATTTGCAGCAAGTCTCGGCGGGTGCGACCAATGCCATCGGTCTTGCGTGGACGCCGAGTTCCGCTTTGGGAATTACTGGTTATAACGTGCTTTACGGCATCGTTACAAATCAATTAAGTAATTCGCTTGCCCTCGGAAATGTTAATTCGGTGATCCTGACTAATTTGGTGCCCGGTCAGACGTACTACCTCGCGGTTGTAACTCTGACTTCAAATGGCCAGAGCACGCCGACGAGTGTTATCGCCGCGCAACCGGATACGACCATTGGCATTGTTCCGTTGTTCGATGCCGCCACGGTTTTGGAGCCGGACACGGTTTCAAATACTTCCACCGCGCTTGTCACTTATCTTGGGGATCGCGCGCGCGACCGGCATGCGCGTGAAAGCCAATTCATGCTGTATGACCATTACCTAAGTTGGTATTGGCAGCAGCGCGTGGCGCGAATTCAGATCATTGACCACGTCGCGAAAGGCGGAACGGATGTCACATTCAATTACACGACCCGCGATCAGTTGAACCCGGCTGAGTTTCGCACCTTTTTTCGCGGCATCACGACCGTCGCCGAATACAATAATAACCAGGAGGCGACGCTTGTATCCACGAACGCATCGAGTTTTGCCGGGGAGACGGACTTTAATTACACCGCAAAGCTAACGGCGAACGCGCAATTCAATCGTCCGCTGCAACTGGGTGATCGCATTGAAATAGAAATCAGCCAGTTTCTGTTGAACCCGACGAATGGCAGAAATAATTATTATGGCACGGTACTGCTGTATGTCGTGGGGCAGGGGATTGTGCCGTGGGAAGAGGGACAGGATATTGGGCTGACCGGAGGCGTCGTGGGTGGTGTAAATCAGAATCTCGATTCTTATCCGTTGCCGACGAATGCGTGGCTCGGTGGCAAAACCACTTTGCCTTATCAATATTCAAACGAACCCACGAATCGTTTCAAGGAATTGGCGGGAGATATTTCACCGACGAATGCGGAGTTATTCATGCTGGGTCGGCGGTTGCATCACACTGATTTTGGCAATGGCACGCATTCGGAGCCGGATAATCCCATCTTTACTGAGCAAATCGGCAAACTCGGGCCTAAGTTCGTGAATCGGAGTTGTGTCGCGTGTCATGTAAACAACGGGCGCGCGCTGCCCCCGGCGATTGGTTCGCCCATGCTTCAATCCGTGGTGAAAGTGGGCAGCGATGCGAAAGGTTCGCCGGATCCAATTTTAGGTTCCGAGTTGCAGTCGCAAAATACCAGCGGGCCGCCCGAAGGCGGCGTAACAATTTCCAGTTACACCACCATCAATGGGCAATACGGCGATGGCACAACCTACACGTTGCAAAAGCCGAACTACACGTTTATGGGTGTCACCCCGAAATTTTTCTCTGTGCGGCTGGCGCCTCAGCTTGTGGGGTTGGGGCTTCTTGAGGCGGTGAGCGAAAATAGCATCATGGCTCTAGCGAATACGACCGGCACTAATCAAGCTGGTGCCAACGTCTCTACAGTTAGCGATCCGCAAACCAGGCAACTGCGCGTTGGACGTTTTGGCTACAAAGCGGGCAAGGCGCGATTGAGCCATCAAATCGCGGGCGCATTCAATAACGACATGGGTGTCACGAGTTCGATCTTTCCGATACTTGATGGCGATACGACCAACAGCCCAGTCGAACTTAGCGATGGCGATCTCGATAAATTGACGCGTTACATTGCATTGCTGGGCGTTGGGGCTCGCCGCAATCTTACGAATGCGCAGGCTTTACATGGGGAACAACTTTTCGCCAGCGCGAATTGCGTGAGTTGCCATGTGCCAACACTTACGACGAGCCAGTATCATCCCTTTGCTGAATTGCGCAACCAGACCATTCATCCCTACACGGACTTGCTGCTGCATGACATGGGACCGGGACTTGCCGATAACATGGGCGAGGGGAATGCCACCGGCGCGCAATGGCGCACGACTCCACTGTGGAGTATTGGTCTCGCCGCGGGAGTTAGCGGCGGTGAGGCGTATCTTCATGACGGTCGCGCGCGCAGCCTGGACGAGGCCATTCTCTGGCACGATGGCGATGGTGCTGCGGCAAAGGAAGCGTTCCGCACGATGTCCTCATCCGATCGCGCGGACTTGGTGGCGTTCTTGAAGTCGCTCTAA
- a CDS encoding prepilin-type N-terminal cleavage/methylation domain-containing protein: MRKLTSRNRIGFTLIELLVVIAIIAILASLLLPALARAKTRAQRIECINNLRQLQISEILYTGDNNDMVVLNQQGAPTANSWVLGSVTTAPGNTNPVEIVNGLLYPYNKSAAIYKCPADRRTANFPQNTGAPTIRSMSMNAWMGAPIINGMDQGPNSISPFVAGGTPMIEVSKESTLDNMPGGPSQYWMYIDENPYSINDGWFVCSLNTPTLWWDIPASYHDKAGGLSFGDGHAEIKTWKDNSVLNLKSAPAPSVYFDLTAGDLEWLRLRTTSH; the protein is encoded by the coding sequence ATGAGAAAATTAACGTCCCGGAATAGGATTGGATTTACGTTGATCGAGTTGCTCGTAGTGATCGCGATCATCGCCATCCTCGCTTCGCTGCTGCTTCCCGCTTTGGCGCGGGCCAAGACGCGCGCGCAACGGATTGAGTGCATCAATAATCTCCGGCAATTACAGATCAGCGAGATTCTTTATACCGGCGATAACAATGATATGGTCGTCCTTAATCAACAAGGCGCGCCAACCGCGAACAGTTGGGTGTTGGGAAGCGTGACCACCGCGCCGGGCAACACGAATCCCGTGGAGATCGTCAATGGATTGCTTTATCCGTATAATAAGAGCGCCGCGATTTACAAATGCCCAGCCGACCGCCGAACGGCCAATTTCCCGCAGAACACTGGCGCGCCAACCATTCGTAGCATGTCCATGAATGCGTGGATGGGCGCGCCCATTATCAACGGCATGGACCAGGGGCCAAATTCGATCAGTCCGTTCGTGGCCGGCGGCACGCCGATGATTGAAGTCTCGAAAGAATCAACGCTGGATAACATGCCCGGCGGACCTTCCCAATATTGGATGTATATAGATGAAAATCCGTACAGCATCAACGACGGCTGGTTCGTTTGCAGCCTGAATACGCCGACGCTGTGGTGGGATATTCCGGCAAGCTATCACGACAAAGCGGGCGGATTGTCTTTTGGCGATGGCCACGCGGAAATCAAAACGTGGAAGGACAATTCCGTTCTCAATCTGAAAAGCGCGCCTGCTCCTTCGGTATATTTTGATTTGACGGCGGGCGACCTTGAATGGCTGCGGTTGCGGACCACCTCTCATTGA
- a CDS encoding Ig-like domain-containing protein has protein sequence MKRLITCLALLATVSIASATNTTNLVMDGDFESPNGDVGPWGNMFGGDSISFLSTGGNPNGCVQISDAGSFGGIAYVNPPSQDLASLGLVAGQTYTFLMDMQIVSGENIGGLKIESWTDTAIISDSGNMYPLSGTTDWATYSFTYRINPGATHLNIVPLWGPNSTVNYDNIAVVVVGVTPVTVAITDPTNNEVVGSNFTIHATASVSPGTVTNVAFYVDNTIVGNATNSPFGFIETGLAAGSHALKAVATDSSGNIATSSVIDVTVTNAPAPAFGAYEPFNYDSLSSGTPTTGTGFTGNWSCGAAGTIVPGLTYPGLAVADNALQSSSFYQLESLANPPSGVGSVWVSFIFNQSGDNGGNRDGFALEDSTGKGVMFAYQQFQATFGEPALTTVSGFTAVGSQLTPNSQTTQIYNTNNFYVLQLTYSGGSLSSVAVYSNPTARQGTPPAPDFTVTRGLTGIGALSVLGIVHQAGIQITLDEIRAGNTFADVVGANLMPTVPTTLALSITPGKQVSWNAVSTNYYQPQSSSDGFSWNNLGNILFGTNVTSVFDFAPLPFYQVVEILPVSTEQVLNGGFETSDGFGGAGYWIGGGSQPPMLTTADFHTGTESMSLFVTNSGAAAQTCDLQQNILNMGGSQIAGGTAYQFSFWAKSQGRNPAGGYVQRYKLTWLDMNSAIVGAIGFSDFAATTNAWTQINVGSVIAPTNAVDALIEIFAATGGVTNDYGGVLIDDVSLAGSTPSGDTDVIPATVRDAAQFSATINANGGTTAPSGTITFTTNSILQSSMLVANGMANSTPAVVPASYNVTAVYSGDATYIGSTNTMIIGTGVNPTPVNITTTLVGNQLTLSWPADHIGWTLQSQSDSLNNSLGGAWQDVAGSTLTNQVVITVNPASPVVFYRMKY, from the coding sequence ATGAAACGATTAATCACCTGTCTGGCCCTTCTTGCCACGGTCAGCATTGCCAGTGCAACCAACACCACCAACTTAGTCATGGATGGGGATTTTGAATCACCCAACGGCGACGTGGGACCGTGGGGGAATATGTTTGGCGGCGACTCGATCTCCTTTCTTTCCACCGGCGGTAATCCTAACGGATGCGTGCAGATTTCCGATGCCGGATCGTTCGGCGGCATTGCGTATGTCAACCCGCCGTCGCAAGACCTTGCGTCGCTCGGTCTCGTCGCCGGACAGACTTACACTTTTTTGATGGATATGCAGATTGTTTCCGGTGAGAACATCGGCGGCCTTAAGATCGAATCTTGGACGGATACCGCCATCATCAGTGACAGCGGTAACATGTATCCGTTGTCCGGAACGACCGATTGGGCGACTTACTCTTTCACTTATCGTATCAATCCGGGCGCCACGCATTTGAACATCGTCCCGCTCTGGGGGCCGAACTCCACGGTAAATTATGACAATATCGCTGTGGTCGTCGTGGGTGTAACTCCGGTAACTGTCGCCATCACCGACCCGACTAATAACGAAGTGGTCGGTTCCAACTTCACGATTCACGCGACGGCGTCAGTCAGCCCTGGAACGGTCACCAACGTCGCCTTTTACGTAGACAATACAATCGTCGGCAATGCGACGAATTCACCCTTTGGTTTTATCGAAACCGGCCTTGCCGCCGGTTCACATGCACTTAAAGCCGTTGCGACCGATAGCAGTGGAAACATCGCCACGTCGTCTGTGATAGATGTCACCGTGACGAACGCTCCCGCGCCCGCTTTCGGCGCTTACGAGCCGTTCAATTATGATTCGCTTAGCAGCGGGACACCCACGACCGGCACAGGTTTCACCGGCAACTGGTCGTGCGGAGCCGCTGGCACGATTGTGCCAGGCCTGACTTATCCCGGCCTGGCGGTGGCGGATAACGCGCTGCAATCTTCGAGTTTCTACCAGTTGGAAAGCCTGGCCAATCCGCCGTCGGGCGTGGGCAGCGTGTGGGTGAGTTTTATTTTCAATCAAAGCGGCGACAACGGCGGCAATCGTGATGGTTTCGCTTTGGAAGACAGCACCGGCAAGGGCGTGATGTTTGCCTACCAGCAGTTTCAAGCGACATTCGGCGAACCGGCGCTAACGACCGTCAGCGGTTTCACGGCAGTGGGTTCCCAGTTGACCCCTAACAGCCAGACGACCCAGATTTATAACACGAATAATTTCTATGTGCTTCAACTCACTTACAGTGGCGGCTCGCTCAGCAGCGTCGCTGTCTATAGCAATCCGACTGCACGGCAAGGCACACCTCCCGCGCCTGATTTCACGGTCACAAGAGGGCTGACCGGCATCGGAGCGCTGAGCGTGCTCGGCATTGTGCATCAGGCGGGCATCCAAATCACATTGGATGAAATTCGCGCGGGCAATACCTTCGCGGATGTAGTTGGAGCGAATCTGATGCCGACCGTTCCTACGACCCTTGCACTTTCGATCACGCCGGGAAAACAAGTCAGTTGGAACGCTGTCAGCACGAATTATTATCAGCCGCAAAGTTCGAGCGACGGATTTAGCTGGAATAACTTGGGTAACATACTTTTTGGCACGAATGTCACTTCAGTGTTCGACTTTGCTCCATTGCCGTTTTACCAGGTCGTGGAAATTCTTCCGGTCTCGACCGAGCAAGTCTTGAACGGCGGATTTGAGACAAGTGATGGTTTTGGTGGAGCGGGTTATTGGATCGGTGGCGGATCGCAGCCACCGATGCTCACCACGGCGGACTTTCACACTGGAACCGAGTCTATGTCCCTGTTCGTGACCAATTCCGGCGCGGCGGCGCAGACCTGCGATCTTCAACAGAATATTCTGAACATGGGCGGTTCTCAAATCGCAGGCGGAACTGCCTACCAGTTTTCTTTCTGGGCCAAATCGCAAGGCCGCAATCCAGCCGGTGGTTATGTGCAGAGATACAAACTCACCTGGCTGGACATGAACAGCGCCATCGTTGGAGCGATTGGATTCTCCGATTTCGCAGCCACCACCAATGCCTGGACGCAAATCAATGTGGGCTCGGTCATCGCGCCGACCAACGCCGTGGATGCGCTGATTGAAATATTCGCCGCGACGGGTGGAGTTACAAATGATTACGGCGGCGTGTTGATTGACGATGTTTCGCTCGCGGGCAGCACGCCGTCTGGTGATACCGATGTCATTCCGGCGACCGTGCGGGATGCGGCGCAATTCTCGGCCACAATCAATGCGAACGGCGGAACGACCGCGCCTTCCGGCACGATCACGTTCACGACCAACAGTATTTTGCAAAGCTCGATGCTTGTCGCGAATGGAATGGCGAACAGCACGCCCGCCGTGGTGCCGGCATCTTACAATGTAACCGCTGTTTACTCCGGCGATGCAACTTACATCGGAAGCACCAATACCATGATTATTGGCACTGGTGTCAACCCCACACCGGTGAACATCACGACGACGTTGGTTGGCAACCAATTAACACTCTCGTGGCCGGCAGACCACATCGGCTGGACGTTGCAATCGCAGTCCGATTCTTTGAACAATAGTCTCGGTGGCGCCTGGCAGGATGTCGCGGGATCCACTTTGACCAATCAGGTTGTCATCACCGTGAACCCGGCGAGCCCGGTGGTTTTCTATCGCATGAAATATTAA